A region of Myxococcus stipitatus DSM 14675 DNA encodes the following proteins:
- a CDS encoding caspase family protein — MRPASDGALFRLCALWLACAATGSLAQSEEAPASARTSVRRALVVAFNGSDAPGMEPLRYADDDGVRWAETLRRLGVDVVLLTVADADTAKVERPLLTDVRAPTLEALDEAVAMLAQRNSADRAAGHEVDFLFIYVGHGRTSESSRAYLTLADGRLDQESLYSRVVERLDADYVHLLVDACHAAGVVGSRGGDPLVLTRLRRALEQEQLAGHPRVGAIFAESSEGETHEWSRIRAGVFSHAARSALLGGADVNHDGLVEYSELDAFVAAAIRGVKSPQARLAVRTFPPALSPSRPLIGHAPEGPRLHLPASPGGARISVEDASGVRLADAHQAAGEALTLALPEREVYWLRTPKGEARVRRADLDTDAPPHFTAPEVAQRGATEESLLQGLFALPFGRDFYEGYVTSSGIAAVDFSGPVLSVEPSGVPRSLGLEAGFTLSTAPLGGAGVARGLALSWRLPGPGLVRWGVRVSYAMAPNAWRDSASLQRVSALAVGGLSGRGNLAPFAEVGAGWLMLVVDRSNSRQGDAAGFTARSAAGLRWRPGDFGLRAGVTVDLDSAREDGRRRARLVPGLELGLER, encoded by the coding sequence GTGAGACCCGCGAGCGACGGCGCCTTGTTCCGACTCTGCGCCCTCTGGCTCGCGTGCGCCGCGACGGGGAGCCTGGCCCAGTCGGAGGAGGCTCCCGCCTCGGCGAGGACCTCCGTGCGGCGCGCGCTGGTGGTCGCCTTCAACGGCAGCGATGCCCCCGGCATGGAGCCCTTGCGCTACGCGGATGACGATGGCGTGCGCTGGGCGGAGACCCTCCGGCGCCTGGGCGTGGACGTCGTGCTGCTCACCGTCGCCGACGCGGACACCGCGAAGGTCGAACGTCCTCTCCTGACGGACGTGCGCGCCCCCACGCTCGAGGCACTCGACGAGGCCGTGGCGATGTTGGCCCAGCGCAACTCGGCGGACCGCGCCGCGGGCCATGAGGTGGACTTCCTCTTCATCTACGTGGGCCACGGCCGCACCAGTGAGTCCTCGCGCGCCTACCTCACGCTCGCCGACGGACGCCTGGACCAGGAGAGCCTCTACTCGCGCGTGGTGGAGCGGTTGGACGCGGACTACGTGCACCTGCTGGTGGATGCCTGCCATGCCGCGGGCGTCGTGGGCAGTCGCGGCGGTGACCCGCTGGTGCTCACGCGGCTGCGGCGCGCCCTGGAGCAGGAGCAGCTCGCGGGCCACCCTCGCGTGGGCGCCATCTTCGCGGAGAGCAGCGAAGGCGAGACCCACGAGTGGTCCCGCATCCGCGCGGGGGTCTTCAGCCACGCGGCGCGCTCGGCGCTGTTGGGCGGCGCGGACGTCAACCATGACGGTCTCGTGGAGTACAGCGAGCTCGACGCCTTCGTGGCCGCGGCGATTCGCGGCGTCAAGTCCCCTCAGGCCCGGCTCGCGGTGCGGACCTTCCCTCCCGCGCTCAGTCCCTCCCGCCCCCTCATCGGCCATGCGCCGGAGGGGCCTCGGCTCCACCTGCCCGCGTCACCCGGCGGTGCGCGCATCTCCGTGGAAGATGCCTCGGGCGTGCGGCTCGCGGATGCACACCAGGCCGCGGGCGAGGCCCTCACGCTCGCGCTGCCCGAGCGCGAGGTGTACTGGCTGCGCACGCCCAAGGGCGAGGCGCGCGTGCGACGCGCCGACCTGGACACGGACGCGCCGCCCCACTTCACCGCGCCCGAGGTGGCCCAGCGCGGCGCCACCGAGGAGAGCCTGCTCCAGGGCCTCTTCGCCCTGCCCTTCGGACGCGACTTCTATGAGGGCTATGTCACCTCCTCCGGCATCGCCGCGGTGGACTTCAGCGGGCCCGTGCTCTCCGTGGAGCCGTCGGGGGTTCCCCGCTCGCTGGGGCTGGAGGCCGGGTTCACGCTCTCGACCGCCCCGCTGGGGGGAGCGGGGGTCGCCCGGGGCCTGGCCCTGTCGTGGCGGCTGCCCGGCCCTGGCCTCGTCCGCTGGGGCGTGCGCGTCAGCTATGCGATGGCCCCGAATGCCTGGAGGGACAGCGCCTCGCTCCAGCGCGTGAGCGCGCTCGCCGTGGGCGGACTGAGCGGCCGAGGCAACCTGGCCCCCTTCGCCGAGGTGGGCGCGGGCTGGCTGATGCTCGTGGTGGACCGCTCCAACAGCCGCCAAGGCGACGCCGCGGGGTTCACCGCCCGCTCCGCCGCGGGCCTGCGCTGGAGGCCGGGAGACTTCGGGCTGCGCGCTGGAGTGACGGTGGACCTGGACTCGGCCCGCGAGGATGGACGCCGCCGTGCGCGGCTGGTCCCCGGCCTGGAGCTGGGGCTGGAGCGCTGA
- a CDS encoding RCC1 domain-containing protein, translating into MKNHIGALLVCTALTGACLDPIQSTPTPPPESDCQADVPPSCPPPEQRGLARKVTVGRQHACALLETGGVRCWGGTGLAGDGTRALRATAVDVRGLSQGVLAISAGGEHTCALLEGGQVRCWGSNNRFQLCIPDATTPALEPKPVIDLSTDVVALAVGGEHSCTLHATGAVMCWGNNDDIQLGLPGIDIPSNLPPKPLAVKGLPANISAITAGDRHTCVATSDGKAWCWGDNRYGALGDGKSGLDVRSGPVQVQGLSGPVRALTAGASHTCARVGEGTIECWGLNASGELGDDTALNRSVPVRPVGLPSDIQQVRAGGGSTCALSPDGRTRCWGANGEGQVGDGTQLHRPAPVSVSDLGGEVVDVDTGASNTCAVLKDGRVQCWGGNATGQLGDGSQTDRKTPVVVQGLGAP; encoded by the coding sequence ATGAAGAATCACATCGGGGCTCTTCTCGTGTGCACCGCGCTGACAGGCGCGTGTCTGGACCCCATCCAGAGCACCCCCACGCCTCCCCCTGAGTCGGACTGCCAGGCGGACGTCCCGCCATCGTGTCCGCCGCCCGAGCAACGGGGACTGGCCCGGAAGGTGACGGTGGGGCGGCAACACGCCTGCGCGCTGCTGGAGACGGGCGGTGTGCGGTGCTGGGGCGGCACGGGGCTGGCGGGGGACGGCACGCGTGCGCTGCGCGCCACCGCCGTGGACGTGCGCGGGTTGAGCCAGGGCGTGCTCGCCATCTCCGCCGGCGGCGAGCACACCTGCGCGCTCCTGGAGGGAGGCCAGGTGCGCTGCTGGGGCAGCAACAACCGGTTCCAGCTGTGCATCCCCGACGCGACGACGCCCGCACTCGAGCCCAAGCCGGTCATCGACCTGAGCACCGACGTCGTGGCCCTGGCCGTGGGAGGCGAGCACTCCTGCACGCTCCACGCGACGGGCGCGGTGATGTGCTGGGGGAACAACGACGACATCCAATTGGGCCTGCCCGGCATCGACATCCCGAGCAACCTGCCCCCCAAGCCGCTCGCCGTGAAGGGGCTGCCCGCCAACATCAGCGCCATCACCGCGGGAGACCGGCACACGTGTGTCGCCACGTCCGACGGCAAGGCCTGGTGCTGGGGCGACAACCGGTACGGGGCGCTGGGGGATGGCAAGTCGGGGCTCGACGTCCGCTCGGGGCCCGTGCAGGTGCAGGGGCTGTCCGGCCCGGTGCGCGCGCTGACGGCGGGGGCCAGCCACACCTGCGCGCGCGTGGGAGAGGGGACCATCGAGTGCTGGGGCCTCAATGCCTCCGGAGAGCTGGGGGATGACACCGCGCTGAACCGGAGCGTCCCGGTGCGGCCCGTGGGACTGCCGTCGGACATCCAGCAGGTGCGGGCGGGGGGCGGCAGCACCTGCGCGCTGAGTCCAGACGGCCGGACCCGGTGCTGGGGGGCGAATGGGGAGGGGCAGGTGGGCGACGGGACCCAGCTCCACCGGCCCGCGCCGGTGAGCGTGTCGGACCTGGGCGGTGAAGTCGTGGATGTGGACACGGGTGCGTCGAACACGTGCGCGGTGCTGAAGGACGGGCGCGTGCAGTGCTGGGGCGGCAACGCCACCGGCCAGTTGGGGGACGGGTCGCAGACGGACCGCAAGACGCCCGTGGTGGTGCAGGGGCTTGGGGCCCCCTGA
- a CDS encoding acyl-CoA desaturase yields the protein MDPVRKGRVMDASGTRWGEARWDTGKVARWSLLHLGAAVGGALCFSWSAVAVSAGLLGVTLGLGVSVGIHRGLIHRAFRASRGVERALGFIGTLAGLGGVIGMGRMHQLRDFHQNQPEPECPGYFGYREGFTRAMAHALFRTWHVRDERLYPAVAQDFADDSFFRALERAGLWLQVPLALVLYAVGGPSWVAWGIFVRLALTQDGFWFVHYVSHVDGEQPHVLEGRAEQGRNVGWLALLSMGESWHNNHHAHPGSARMGFGWRQPDPGWWMVRGLEALGLVTEVKTAVAQKMNARGSSGINPSQPIPGHEGIPDGPFTCAVRRRVPLAGRVWRRLHGARGAAVRAQGPSRQRHGDVPHLGNDDHPR from the coding sequence ATGGACCCCGTCCGAAAGGGACGGGTCATGGACGCGAGCGGCACGCGATGGGGCGAGGCACGGTGGGACACAGGCAAGGTGGCGCGGTGGAGCCTGCTCCACCTGGGCGCCGCGGTGGGCGGAGCGCTGTGCTTCTCGTGGAGCGCGGTGGCCGTGTCCGCCGGACTCCTCGGGGTGACGCTCGGCCTGGGTGTGTCGGTGGGCATCCACCGCGGCCTCATCCACCGCGCCTTCCGGGCCTCGCGCGGAGTGGAGCGCGCGCTGGGGTTCATCGGCACACTCGCCGGACTGGGCGGTGTCATCGGCATGGGCCGGATGCACCAACTGCGCGACTTCCACCAGAACCAGCCCGAGCCCGAGTGCCCCGGCTACTTCGGCTACCGCGAGGGCTTCACGCGCGCGATGGCCCACGCGCTCTTCCGCACCTGGCACGTGCGCGACGAGCGCCTCTACCCGGCCGTTGCCCAGGACTTCGCCGACGATTCGTTCTTCCGCGCCCTGGAGCGCGCGGGCCTGTGGCTCCAGGTGCCGCTGGCCCTCGTGCTGTACGCGGTGGGCGGCCCGTCGTGGGTGGCGTGGGGAATCTTCGTGAGGCTGGCGCTCACGCAGGACGGCTTCTGGTTCGTCCACTACGTGAGCCACGTCGACGGTGAGCAGCCCCATGTGCTGGAGGGCCGCGCGGAGCAAGGTCGCAACGTGGGCTGGCTCGCCCTCCTGAGCATGGGTGAGTCGTGGCACAACAACCACCATGCCCATCCCGGCTCGGCCCGCATGGGGTTTGGATGGAGGCAGCCGGACCCGGGCTGGTGGATGGTGCGCGGACTCGAGGCGCTGGGACTCGTGACGGAAGTGAAGACAGCCGTTGCCCAGAAAATGAATGCCAGGGGTTCTAGCGGCATCAATCCCTCACAACCCATACCAGGGCATGAAGGCATTCCAGATGGACCTTTCACGTGTGCTGTGCGCCGTCGCGTTCCTCTCGCTGGGCGCGTGTGGCGAAGACTTCACGGAGCCCGAGGCGCCGCCGTACGTGCCCAAGGACCATCGCGGCAACGTCACGGGGACGTACCTCACCTCGGGAACGATGACCACCCTCGTTGA
- a CDS encoding RNA polymerase sigma factor, with the protein MSLLRENPKLLEAFRRGEPEALTRVYQAYSAHVARFLSRTYVSHGPGGLARVGPLDLEAAHQETFVRAFREQARRAYDGVRPFSSWLNAVARQAAVDVLRAAGRIAREAVPLDDTLMAERLASNAPSPEDRALEVETRELVTRFLAGLDEPTRRLADLRFVQGLSQERAGQVLGLSRQELRTRENKLRRAMTAFLVEEGWLTPESPDTVPSAAATAAVLALLFPHFVP; encoded by the coding sequence ATGTCGCTGCTGAGGGAGAACCCGAAGTTGCTGGAGGCCTTTCGCCGGGGAGAGCCGGAGGCGCTCACCCGCGTGTACCAGGCCTACTCCGCGCATGTGGCGCGCTTCCTGTCGCGCACCTACGTCTCGCATGGTCCTGGAGGCCTGGCGCGCGTGGGGCCGCTGGACCTGGAGGCCGCGCACCAGGAGACCTTCGTGCGCGCCTTCCGGGAGCAGGCGAGGCGGGCCTACGACGGCGTGAGGCCCTTCTCCTCGTGGCTGAACGCGGTGGCGCGACAGGCCGCGGTGGATGTGCTTCGAGCCGCCGGACGCATCGCCCGCGAGGCGGTGCCCTTGGACGACACGCTCATGGCGGAGCGGCTGGCGAGCAACGCCCCTTCTCCGGAGGACCGGGCGCTGGAGGTGGAGACGCGGGAGCTGGTGACCCGCTTCCTCGCGGGGCTCGATGAACCGACGCGCCGGCTGGCCGACCTGCGCTTCGTCCAGGGACTTTCCCAGGAGCGCGCGGGACAGGTCCTGGGACTGTCCCGCCAGGAGCTGCGGACTCGCGAGAACAAGCTGCGCCGCGCGATGACCGCGTTCCTCGTGGAGGAGGGCTGGCTCACTCCCGAGTCGCCCGACACCGTGCCCTCCGCCGCCGCCACCGCCGCCGTGCTGGCCCTTCTCTTCCCCCACTTCGTGCCCTGA
- a CDS encoding alpha/beta hydrolase: MAENSTNVRAKLALMGLRTLAMSAGAVAPGLTAVWADGLFRKPLRPRRSKTAEGVLARAQPKRLRWAGEEVAMWSWGEGPRVLLVHGWSGYGGQLTAFVEPLLAAGFSVVTYDAPAHGKSTGRTSSLPEMAEGVAEVAESVGGVRAVVGHSLGAAATAVAIRDGLRLERAVFVSPPADPRHGIQAFARELGFSDEVWMRMEQRLERKFSMKMSDLTLPNFVPSLGHVPLHVFHDVEDREVSVADGEAVAQAWPGARLTLTEGLGHNRILYAPQVVSQAVSFLTEAPRAAAVAPRVETLAPVAHASAERGPLRLVHNR; encoded by the coding sequence ATGGCTGAAAATAGCACGAACGTTCGAGCGAAACTGGCGCTCATGGGGCTGCGCACGCTGGCGATGAGCGCCGGGGCGGTGGCGCCGGGGCTGACGGCGGTGTGGGCGGACGGGCTGTTCCGCAAGCCCCTGCGTCCGCGCCGCTCGAAGACGGCGGAGGGCGTGCTGGCGCGGGCACAGCCGAAGCGGCTGCGGTGGGCGGGCGAGGAGGTGGCGATGTGGAGCTGGGGCGAGGGCCCCCGCGTGCTGCTGGTGCATGGGTGGAGCGGGTACGGCGGGCAGCTCACGGCCTTCGTGGAGCCGCTGCTGGCGGCGGGGTTCTCGGTCGTGACGTACGACGCGCCGGCGCACGGGAAGTCCACGGGCCGCACCAGCTCGCTGCCGGAGATGGCGGAGGGGGTGGCCGAAGTCGCGGAGTCCGTGGGCGGGGTGCGCGCGGTGGTGGGGCACTCCCTGGGCGCGGCGGCGACGGCGGTGGCGATACGGGATGGGTTGCGGTTGGAGCGCGCGGTGTTCGTGTCGCCGCCCGCGGACCCTCGCCATGGCATCCAGGCCTTCGCCCGGGAGCTGGGGTTCTCGGACGAGGTGTGGATGCGGATGGAGCAGCGGCTGGAGCGGAAGTTCAGCATGAAGATGTCGGACCTGACGCTGCCGAACTTCGTGCCGTCCCTGGGGCATGTGCCGCTGCACGTGTTCCACGACGTGGAGGACCGCGAGGTCTCCGTGGCGGACGGCGAGGCGGTGGCCCAGGCGTGGCCCGGCGCGCGGCTGACGCTCACGGAGGGGCTGGGACACAACCGCATCCTGTACGCGCCGCAGGTGGTGTCCCAGGCGGTGTCGTTCCTCACGGAGGCGCCGCGCGCGGCCGCGGTGGCGCCTCGCGTGGAGACGCTGGCTCCCGTGGCGCACGCCTCCGCCGAGCGTGGACCGCTGCGGCTGGTGCACAACCGCTGA
- a CDS encoding DUF4397 domain-containing protein yields the protein MPSNPWRTRCALVALTALSSLAGCGGDEPSHPEEPPATKARLRIIHASPDAPAVDIYAEGQSTPLFSNVKYGDTTLYASVPTGTYNVQVRPVGAAATSTPVYSTGPLTLGEGHTLSAVAAGLLSSSEPSRAFRVLPLTEGFNPPAEGRTRVRIIHAGADAPTVSLDVGDDGTSEITGLQRFQDTGAAGVELPSGQVLQVGIRTATHTKVTAFTLPALPSRGELFVIATGQLSEKPGAPGGFGLLAAGVGLVRQNPVVYALHASPDAPSVDIFAGTTELVDGLTFGNLSAPIQVPPGPYTLDFFVNVSGSTRPAGAPAASRATPSLVAGQRYLALASGFLSPAANDPADSTFELLAFSDDFVSDADSLRLRVIHASPDAPVVDVAPLEAGLVPASAAFNDVPYRQASAPAGLELPSRRVVVGVAAASASDRSPVARFQLDTAPFVGRGVFAVALGALTPTVGENEQGFRLVLVDTRTSPWGALGVHPLP from the coding sequence CATCATCCACGCCTCACCGGATGCGCCCGCGGTGGACATCTACGCGGAAGGACAGAGCACGCCGCTCTTCAGCAACGTGAAGTATGGAGACACCACCCTCTACGCGTCGGTCCCCACGGGCACGTACAACGTCCAGGTGCGCCCGGTCGGCGCGGCGGCCACGTCCACGCCTGTCTACTCCACGGGCCCGCTGACGCTCGGCGAAGGACACACGCTCAGCGCGGTGGCCGCGGGGCTGCTCTCCTCCTCGGAGCCGTCGCGGGCCTTCCGCGTGCTGCCGCTCACCGAGGGCTTCAACCCTCCCGCGGAGGGACGCACGCGCGTGCGCATCATCCATGCGGGCGCGGACGCGCCCACCGTCTCCCTGGACGTCGGTGACGACGGCACGTCCGAAATCACCGGGCTGCAGCGCTTCCAGGACACGGGGGCCGCGGGCGTGGAGCTGCCCTCCGGGCAGGTCCTCCAGGTGGGCATCCGCACGGCCACGCACACGAAGGTGACGGCCTTCACCCTCCCCGCACTGCCCTCGCGCGGAGAGCTGTTCGTCATCGCCACCGGGCAGCTCTCCGAGAAGCCCGGTGCCCCCGGAGGCTTCGGGCTGCTGGCCGCGGGCGTGGGCCTGGTCCGGCAGAATCCCGTCGTCTACGCGCTGCACGCCTCGCCCGACGCACCCTCGGTGGACATCTTCGCGGGTACCACGGAGCTGGTGGATGGGTTGACCTTCGGCAACCTCTCCGCCCCCATCCAGGTGCCTCCGGGTCCCTACACCCTGGACTTCTTCGTCAACGTCTCGGGGAGCACGCGCCCCGCGGGCGCTCCGGCCGCCTCGCGCGCCACGCCGTCGTTGGTGGCCGGGCAGCGCTACCTCGCCTTGGCGTCAGGCTTCCTCAGCCCCGCCGCGAACGACCCGGCGGACTCCACCTTCGAGCTCCTGGCCTTCTCCGATGACTTCGTCTCCGACGCGGACAGCCTGCGCCTGCGGGTCATCCATGCCTCGCCCGATGCGCCCGTCGTGGATGTCGCTCCGCTGGAAGCGGGGCTCGTGCCGGCCAGCGCGGCCTTCAATGACGTGCCCTATCGTCAGGCCTCCGCGCCCGCGGGCCTGGAGCTCCCTTCGCGGCGCGTCGTCGTCGGCGTGGCCGCGGCCTCCGCGTCGGACCGCTCGCCCGTGGCCCGGTTCCAGCTCGACACCGCCCCCTTCGTCGGCCGAGGCGTCTTCGCCGTGGCCCTGGGCGCCCTCACTCCCACTGTTGGAGAAAACGAGCAGGGCTTCCGGCTGGTGCTCGTGGATACGCGGACTTCGCCTTGGGGTGCATTAGGTGTCCACCCTCTGCCGTAA